The following proteins come from a genomic window of Paenibacillus spongiae:
- the trxB gene encoding thioredoxin-disulfide reductase → MYKSIIIGTGPAGLTAAIYLARANMNPLVIEGPEPGGQLTTTTEVENFPGFPEGIMGPDLMANMRKQAERFGAEFRTGWVNAVDMSKRPFTLQVEGQGELQAESLIISTGASAKYLGIPNERENVGRGVSTCATCDGFFFRGKKIIVVGGGDSAMEEANFLTRFASEVVLVHRREEMRASKIMQDRARENSKISWALNRTPVEVIAGDMGVTGMKVRNNETGEEEVIETNGIFVAIGHTPNTKFLSGQLETDETGYLVVKPGTCETNVPGVFACGDVQDHKYRQAITAAGSGCMAALDCEKFLEGQPAHDWSQSL, encoded by the coding sequence ATGTACAAATCCATTATTATCGGGACCGGCCCTGCCGGTTTGACTGCAGCCATCTATCTGGCGCGCGCCAACATGAATCCATTGGTCATTGAAGGACCGGAGCCGGGCGGACAGCTGACGACGACGACGGAGGTCGAGAATTTCCCGGGCTTCCCCGAGGGCATCATGGGACCGGATCTCATGGCGAATATGCGTAAGCAGGCCGAGCGCTTCGGTGCGGAATTCCGCACCGGCTGGGTGAACGCGGTCGATATGTCCAAGCGCCCTTTCACGCTTCAGGTTGAAGGACAAGGCGAGCTTCAGGCGGAATCCCTCATTATCTCGACGGGCGCTTCGGCGAAGTACCTTGGCATCCCGAACGAGCGTGAGAATGTAGGCCGCGGCGTCAGCACATGTGCGACCTGCGACGGGTTCTTCTTCCGCGGCAAGAAAATTATCGTAGTCGGCGGCGGCGACTCCGCGATGGAGGAGGCGAACTTCCTGACGCGCTTCGCATCCGAGGTTGTGCTCGTTCATCGCCGCGAAGAAATGCGCGCCTCCAAGATCATGCAGGACCGCGCACGCGAGAACAGCAAGATCAGTTGGGCGCTTAACCGTACGCCAGTTGAAGTAATAGCCGGCGATATGGGCGTCACGGGTATGAAGGTCCGTAATAATGAGACGGGTGAAGAGGAAGTCATCGAGACGAACGGCATCTTCGTTGCGATCGGTCATACGCCGAACACCAAGTTCCTCAGCGGACAGCTGGAAACGGATGAGACCGGCTATCTGGTTGTGAAGCCGGGAACCTGCGAGACGAATGTGCCGGGCGTATTCGCCTGCGGCGACGTTCAAGACCATAAATACCGTCAAGCCATTACGGCAGCAGGCAGCGG